The proteins below are encoded in one region of Streptomyces cyanogenus:
- a CDS encoding DNA/RNA non-specific endonuclease — protein sequence MTSSPDPTPDADALTRESLTNRTGYDERFLGPAVPLPRPVDPGIETVILPYTHFSVVFRPDRRLAASTGVVINGQQLIEADRTNDWRFDPRLPDGKQAGDPVYKNNPLDKGHLVRRLDPVWGTASETSAANSDTFHYTNAAPQMDLFNQGKKLWQGLEDFLLNHAKTFHRKLAVFTGPVLEDSDPPYRGIQVPLRFWKVAAFMQDGELAATAYVLDQSPDLSRDAAARAMADAARAGDPPPLGAFRTFQVPVADVAEITGLDLGPLPAADRLPPHVRAAKGWTQLERFEDIVV from the coding sequence ATGACGTCTTCGCCTGATCCCACGCCTGATGCCGACGCCTTGACTCGCGAATCCCTCACGAACCGCACGGGCTACGACGAGCGGTTCCTGGGACCAGCTGTCCCGCTGCCCCGCCCGGTGGATCCAGGCATCGAGACTGTGATCCTGCCGTATACACATTTCAGCGTGGTGTTCCGCCCTGACCGACGACTGGCCGCATCAACCGGTGTGGTGATCAACGGCCAACAGCTGATCGAAGCGGACCGCACCAACGACTGGCGATTTGACCCGCGCCTTCCCGACGGAAAGCAAGCGGGTGACCCCGTCTACAAGAACAACCCACTCGACAAGGGCCATCTGGTCCGCAGGCTTGATCCGGTCTGGGGTACGGCAAGTGAGACGTCAGCCGCGAACAGCGACACGTTCCACTACACGAACGCAGCGCCGCAGATGGATCTCTTCAACCAGGGAAAGAAACTCTGGCAGGGGCTGGAAGACTTCCTGCTCAACCATGCCAAGACCTTCCACCGCAAGCTGGCAGTGTTCACCGGTCCGGTCCTTGAAGACTCCGACCCGCCCTACCGCGGTATCCAGGTGCCGCTGCGCTTTTGGAAGGTCGCAGCCTTCATGCAGGACGGTGAGCTCGCGGCTACCGCGTACGTCCTCGACCAAAGCCCCGACCTGTCCCGCGATGCCGCTGCACGAGCTATGGCTGACGCAGCGCGGGCTGGCGACCCCCCGCCACTGGGAGCCTTCCGCACCTTCCAGGTACCGGTGGCTGACGTCGCGGAGATCACCGGCTTGGACCTGGGCCCGCTTCCCGCCGCAGACCGACTGCCTCCGCATGTGCGGGCCGCGAAGGGTTGGACGCAATTGGAGCGGTTCGAGGACATCGTAGTGTGA
- a CDS encoding NucA/NucB deoxyribonuclease domain-containing protein has protein sequence MSAAAPALASADQRSDLRVESYVLPLGEVRSSLQELATPQGRNKLQQLAGQAESGARLAQETRGPAAGYAPESRRASGYALSSDESRGAPGAGPGATAPEPSRKMTFDECKKGLGSDNPFFVKSRFAVCDGASFVQEWLVNGRPTGASMFNLRVVGTIAKNSRTIDYQYYYTDFKVTGRTGALTMPISTKGTTPKTWPSGAHFTHGGNMPGTKTWTQLKALRTFHHTMNAKPGQGSGRSDVLAAVYEPVVSFQPPAPWQLSGDTGGKLFMLAPLWDAASYLPNSTGGGNPAKKGAASFAYYASLTLSAKAGAEERAEAQHIKTAFTHPEDTKPYMSAKKVPGQTVKAPLHRTVSAQRNEDNRKAAKKQCRRYWGDGYSHGGTRDCDEYPFASTYEGAAEHDYDPEVRKFNFSVKPIAKEDNQAGGLILKSFYSKNRILDGMNDGFTVRIIG, from the coding sequence GTGTCCGCAGCCGCCCCGGCGTTGGCGAGCGCGGACCAGCGAAGCGATCTGCGAGTGGAGTCGTACGTCCTGCCGCTCGGTGAGGTGAGGTCGTCGCTGCAGGAACTGGCGACTCCCCAGGGGCGGAACAAGTTGCAGCAGTTGGCGGGGCAGGCCGAGTCTGGCGCGCGGCTGGCGCAGGAGACGAGGGGGCCGGCGGCTGGCTATGCGCCCGAGTCGCGTCGGGCCTCCGGTTACGCGTTGTCGAGCGACGAGTCAAGGGGGGCGCCGGGGGCCGGGCCGGGTGCGACGGCACCGGAACCGTCGAGGAAGATGACGTTCGACGAGTGCAAAAAGGGCTTGGGCTCCGACAACCCGTTCTTCGTGAAGTCACGGTTCGCTGTATGTGATGGCGCGTCGTTCGTGCAGGAGTGGCTTGTCAACGGCCGTCCCACCGGTGCCAGCATGTTCAACCTGCGCGTCGTCGGAACCATCGCGAAGAACAGTCGCACCATCGACTACCAGTACTACTACACCGATTTCAAGGTGACCGGCAGGACAGGGGCACTGACCATGCCCATCAGCACCAAGGGAACCACCCCGAAGACCTGGCCGTCCGGCGCCCACTTCACGCACGGCGGGAACATGCCCGGCACCAAGACGTGGACGCAGTTGAAGGCGCTGCGCACGTTCCACCACACGATGAACGCCAAGCCCGGCCAGGGAAGCGGACGCTCGGATGTGCTGGCCGCGGTCTACGAGCCCGTGGTCAGTTTCCAACCGCCGGCTCCCTGGCAGCTGAGCGGCGACACAGGCGGCAAGCTGTTCATGCTCGCACCACTATGGGACGCGGCGTCCTATCTGCCCAACTCCACCGGTGGCGGAAACCCGGCGAAGAAGGGTGCGGCAAGCTTCGCCTACTACGCGTCGCTGACTCTGAGTGCGAAGGCGGGCGCGGAAGAACGCGCCGAAGCCCAGCACATCAAGACGGCGTTCACGCATCCGGAGGACACCAAGCCGTACATGTCGGCCAAGAAGGTGCCCGGCCAGACCGTCAAGGCTCCGCTGCACCGGACAGTGAGCGCGCAACGGAACGAGGACAACCGCAAGGCGGCGAAGAAGCAGTGCAGGCGCTACTGGGGGGACGGGTACTCCCATGGCGGGACGCGGGACTGCGACGAATACCCGTTCGCCAGTACCTATGAAGGTGCCGCGGAACACGACTACGACCCTGAGGTACGGAAGTTCAACTTCTCGGTGAAACCCATAGCCAAGGAAGACAACCAGGCTGGTGGGCTCATCCTGAAGAGCTTCTACAGCAAGAACCGAATCCTCGACGGCATGAACGACGGCTTCACCGTCAGGATCATCGGCTGA